One Carassius auratus strain Wakin chromosome 16, ASM336829v1, whole genome shotgun sequence genomic window carries:
- the s100a1 gene encoding protein S100-A1 has protein sequence MVSKLEDAMEGLITVFHTYSSKEGDKCKLNKAELKSLLQGELSDFLAASKDPMVVEKIMSDLDENQDGEVDFQEFVVLVAVITVACNDFFVESMKN, from the exons atgGTTTCAAAACTGGAAGACGCAATGGAAGGCCTGATTACAGTGTTCCACACATACTCCTCCAAAGAGGGAGACAAGTGCAAGCTAAACAAAGCTGAACTCAAGAGTTTGCTTCAGGGAGAACTCAGTGACTTTTTAGCA GCAAGCAAAGACCCTATGGTTGTGGAGAAGATCATGTCTGATCTGGATGAGAACCAGGATGGAGAAGTGGACTTTCAGGAGTTTGTTGTGCTGGTGGCTGTTATCACAGTGGCATGTAATGATTTCTTTGTAGAGAGCATGAAGAATTGA